In Acidaminococcales bacterium, the genomic window GTTGGTTGCTGTCGCCTACCAGGCTTTTCTTCTCCGGCGGTTGAGCGCCCGCTATGACGCGCTGATGCGCGACGTCGGCGGAAAAAGCCTGGAAGAGATGGTACTCGGGCGCCTGGAGCAAGTACAAAAAGTGCAAAACGACATGGCTTTGCTGAACAACCGCTATTGGCAAATGGGCGAGCAATTAGCCAAATGCGTCCAAAAAGTCAGCGTTGTGCGTTTTAGCGCCTTTGACGGCACCGGCAGCGACTTGAGTTTCGCCATAGCTTTTTTGGACGGAAAAAATGACGGGGTGGTTTTTTCCAGCATCTACGGCCGCAATGAAGGCCGATGCTACGCAAAGCCGGTCAATCAGGGGCAATCGACCTATGCTTTGTCGGATGAGGAAAAAAGGGCGATTGAATTATGCAAAAAAAATTAACAGATTAAAAAGGATTTGCAAAATTTTTGGCGAAATTAAC contains:
- a CDS encoding DUF4446 family protein, with translation MEALFGAAGISQPAAAVLAVVVAAALVAVAYQAFLLRRLSARYDALMRDVGGKSLEEMVLGRLEQVQKVQNDMALLNNRYWQMGEQLAKCVQKVSVVRFSAFDGTGSDLSFAIAFLDGKNDGVVFSSIYGRNEGRCYAKPVNQGQSTYALSDEEKRAIELCKKN